The Bacteriovorax sp. PP10 nucleotide sequence AAAAGAAAACCTTAATTTTATTCTTATGTCCTTGAGCGCTTCTATTTTTGTGGCATCTGTATTGCAAATTTTATTAAAAAATAAACCAGAGGAAGAAGTATGGTAGCAAAAGCAGCAATGTCCAAAAAAGGTAACAAGAGAGAAACAAAAGCTTTAGAACGAGATTACGCTGATTCTTATAGTAAATTTAAAGAATTTGAAGATCGGCGTTATGCTGGGATGAAAAATAGTAGAAGTCGAAAATGGCATTATGAACCGGCCGACTGGATAGAAAAAACAATCGCACAGGAAGAGTGGGAAATTAATTATAAGAATCAAAGTGGAGAAGGGTGTAGAACTTAATCAACAAATAAGACGTCCATTAAGACAATGAACGTCTTTTACTTTTAATTTACTTTCTAAAGTTTGGTTTACAGATTTTATCCATAGCTCCTTTTATCTGACTCGGATTAAGATCTCGAGAGTGAGTCAAATCACCAAGAGATAAAATTCCGACGAGTCTTTTGTCACGGTTTAAAACAGGGAGCCTTCTGATTTGATTATCACCAAGATTTTCTATGACTTCATTTAAGTTTTGATCTTCAAAACAATAAAGGACTTTATCAGTCATGATTTCACCAACGTGGATTGATTTACAATCACGTCCTTCGGCCACGCATCTGATGGCGATGTCTCTGTCTGTAAGCATGCCTACCAAACGATCATTTTTTTGAACAGGAAGGAGCCCAAAATCCCCATCGCGCATTTTTTTTGCAGCTGCAGCAACATTCATGTCAGGCGTTACTAATTCTACTGATTTCGTCATACAGTCTTTTACAATCATAATCTTCTCCTTGATATTGTTATGGCCCCATGTTTTTTCTTAGGCCTTCAGTGTTACTTCCTTTTTAT carries:
- a CDS encoding CBS domain-containing protein; amino-acid sequence: MIVKDCMTKSVELVTPDMNVAAAAKKMRDGDFGLLPVQKNDRLVGMLTDRDIAIRCVAEGRDCKSIHVGEIMTDKVLYCFEDQNLNEVIENLGDNQIRRLPVLNRDKRLVGILSLGDLTHSRDLNPSQIKGAMDKICKPNFRK